The Ruania alba genome has a window encoding:
- a CDS encoding glycoside hydrolase family 3 N-terminal domain-containing protein, translated as MRGLTTATSRSRRRSRLTALAAVGALALAACTSPNGPGEGDPTPSETTTAGEETSEPPELTPTPSPTAEPLAWGPTEDDVAAAIDIAAEMTPEEVAGQVILARFPGTDPADAAAVLSRDHLAGVVVFGANVGSAEQVADTAEAVQEAQRELGRDWPAIVSVDNEGGRVQRLSAQAGDWSSFPPFMAAGAADDAEVVSAAAEAMATELRATGVNYDFAPVADVTIGAADPIVGDRAPAGDPDRAARAVEAAVQGFADGAVISSIKHFPGHGSLTVDSHEALPVQEASTAQLSDRDLVPFQAGIDAGAPTVMMGHIAVEAWDPGVPASLSAEAYRVLREDLGFTGVAITDGLDMGALTQSRTADEIAVEALAAGADLLLGPTDVAGAHHGIVTALQDGSLERERVNEAAGRVIALMQWQAAEAERVGAVELAQSSSGGEASAALSAAAVTVVQGSCEGPLAGPRIHVRGGTADDWDAFVDAAEGEGLQVVPLEQPADTSVRLITSATPSGTGDVAVSLDAPWLLTGTDAPVRLAAFGRTAGAFQAVAAVLAGEASAPGNLPVEVRGLAATAC; from the coding sequence ATGAGGGGACTGACGACGGCGACCAGCAGGTCACGGCGACGTTCTCGCCTGACCGCACTGGCCGCCGTCGGGGCGCTCGCCTTGGCGGCATGCACCTCACCGAACGGGCCGGGGGAGGGGGACCCCACGCCGTCGGAGACGACGACGGCGGGCGAGGAGACCAGCGAACCTCCCGAGCTGACCCCGACGCCGAGCCCGACCGCCGAACCGCTCGCCTGGGGGCCCACCGAGGACGATGTGGCCGCTGCGATCGACATTGCCGCGGAGATGACGCCCGAAGAGGTGGCCGGGCAGGTGATCCTGGCTCGGTTCCCCGGCACCGACCCGGCCGACGCGGCGGCCGTGCTCAGCCGTGACCATCTCGCGGGTGTGGTGGTGTTCGGGGCGAACGTGGGCTCCGCCGAGCAGGTGGCCGACACGGCCGAGGCCGTGCAGGAGGCGCAGCGTGAGCTCGGCCGGGACTGGCCGGCGATCGTCTCGGTGGACAACGAGGGTGGACGGGTGCAGCGGCTCTCGGCTCAGGCCGGGGACTGGAGCTCGTTCCCGCCGTTCATGGCCGCCGGCGCCGCGGACGACGCCGAGGTGGTGAGTGCCGCCGCCGAGGCGATGGCCACCGAGCTGCGTGCCACCGGGGTCAACTACGACTTCGCCCCCGTGGCGGACGTGACCATCGGCGCGGCCGACCCGATCGTCGGGGATCGTGCACCCGCCGGGGACCCGGATCGCGCGGCCCGCGCGGTGGAAGCCGCCGTGCAGGGGTTCGCCGACGGGGCCGTGATCTCCAGCATCAAGCACTTCCCCGGGCACGGCTCGCTCACCGTGGACTCGCATGAGGCTCTCCCGGTGCAGGAAGCGAGCACGGCGCAACTGAGCGACCGTGACCTGGTGCCGTTCCAGGCAGGGATCGACGCCGGGGCGCCGACGGTGATGATGGGCCACATCGCGGTGGAGGCGTGGGACCCGGGCGTACCCGCATCGCTCTCGGCGGAGGCATACCGGGTGCTGCGCGAGGACCTGGGCTTCACGGGGGTGGCGATCACCGACGGGCTCGACATGGGGGCGCTCACGCAGAGCCGGACGGCTGACGAGATCGCGGTGGAGGCGCTCGCGGCGGGGGCGGACCTGCTGCTCGGCCCGACCGATGTGGCGGGCGCGCACCACGGGATCGTGACCGCGCTCCAGGACGGGTCGCTGGAGCGGGAGCGGGTGAACGAGGCGGCCGGTCGCGTGATCGCGCTGATGCAGTGGCAGGCTGCCGAGGCCGAGCGTGTGGGCGCGGTGGAGCTCGCGCAGTCCAGCTCGGGAGGCGAGGCATCGGCAGCGCTGAGCGCGGCAGCGGTGACCGTGGTGCAGGGGAGCTGCGAGGGCCCGCTCGCGGGTCCACGGATCCACGTGCGCGGTGGGACCGCGGACGACTGGGACGCGTTCGTGGATGCCGCGGAGGGCGAGGGCCTTCAGGTGGTGCCGTTGGAGCAGCCGGCGGATACCAGCGTGCGGCTGATCACCTCGGCCACACCCAGCGGGACGGGCGACGTGGCGGTCTCCCTGGACGCGCCGTGGCTGCTCACCGGGACCGATGCGCCCGTGCGGCTAGCGGCCTTCGGGCGGACGGCCGGGGCGTTCCAGGCGGTCGCGGCGGTGCTGGCCGGGGAAGCGTCGGCGCCCGGGAACCTGCCGGTCGAGGTGCGAGGGCT